TCATGAAGACCTTGCCCGGAGGACGAAGGTCGAAGTTCTTGGGATCATTCTTGAACGCCTCGCGGTGGACGCGGCACCAGACCAGGCGGCCATCCGTATCAATATTGATCTTGGTCACACCGAGCTGCGCGGCGCGCTTGAACTCATCCGCGTTGACACCCTTGGCGCCACTGATCTGGCCACCAGCGGCGTTGATACGGGCGACTTCGTCCTGCGGCACCGAGCTGGAGCCGTGCATGACGAGAGGGAAGCCCTGCAACCGCTTCTGGATCTCGGACAACACGTCGAAATGCAGCCCCTGTGAGCCACTGAACTTGAACGCGCCGTGACTGGTACCAATGGCGCAGGCCAGGCTGTCACAACCGCTCTTCTGGACAAACTCTTCCGCCTGGGCGGGATTCGTCAACTTGGCATCAGCCTCGGCCACCGAGACGTGCTCTTCCACGCCGCCAAGTTTTCCGAGTTCGGCTTCAACGGAAATGCCCTTGGCATGCGCCGCATCCACCACGCGCTTGGTGATTTCGATGTTCTTCTCGAATGACTCCGCGCTGGCGTCAATCATGACCGAGCTGTAGAACCCGCTCTTGATACAGTCCATACAGGTCGCTTCGTCACCGTGATCCAGATGCACGGCAAAAATCGCGGACGGGAAGATTTCATCCGCCGCACGGATCATGGCTTCCAGCATCGCCTTGTTGGTATATTCACGGGCCCCCTTGGACAACTGGATGATAAAGGGCGCCTTGCTGTCAATACAGCCATTGAACAAGCCCATCGTCTGTTCCAAATTGTTGATATTGTATGCACCAATGGCATATTTGCCATAGGCATGCTTGAATAACTGCTTTGTCGATACGATCATGATTTTCTCCTTAAATGAAGCCTTACGGCTTGTTGAAAGGTCATATACTTTACGGAGGAACCGCCTCACGTCAATACTAATTGTTAAAGAATAAACGCGAAATCACACCTGTTTATGTTTCCAGCGGCCGGTCATAAACCAGGCCGTGACCATCAGGCCATTGACCATGATGGCGAGGCCGACGGACCACCAGATGCCGTCGGTCGGCGAGGCCATGTGGCGTGCGAGGAAAAGGGCCAGGGGAATCTGCACGCCCCAGAGGCCCACAATCGTCGCCACCATGGGCGCCACCGTATCCCCGGCCCCCTGCAACGCACGCCCCAGCACGATCGAGAGCGCCGCGAAAATATGGAAGAACGAGGCGATCCGGAGATAACTGGCCCCCTCCTGCACGACTTGCGGTGCCGCATCAAATAACCGGATCAGTGGCGCGGCAAAGACGGTCAGCCCGATGGCCAGCACCAGCATGATGACGGCATCCAGGCCGGTGGCCATCCAGGCCACCCGCTGGGCCCGGTCCGGCCGACCGGCCCCCAGATTCTGACCCACGATCGCCCCCGCCGCATTCCCCAATACAAAGGCCGGCATCAGGGCCATCATATGGAACCGGACGCCAATACCGTAGGCCGCCACCGCGACCGTCCCATACTTGGCCACAATCCACATCAAGGCCACGCTCATCAGGCTGCGGGATAACATCTGGCCCGAACTGGGGATGCCGACTTTCATGATGCGCCAGATCGGCTCGAACCGCAGACGCCAGACGGCCCGCCCCACCTTCACCCCGCTTTTACCCCGGGCCAGAGCATGCAGCACGATGACCATGGCCACGCTTTGAGCCAGCACCATGGCCAGCGCCGCCCCCTCAACCCCCAACCGCGGCATGCCCAGCAGGCCAAAGATAAAAATGGGATCCAGCACCAGATTGAGCACCGTCGCCAAAACCATGGCATACATCGGGATGACGGTATTCCCTGACGCCTGGAGAATACTGTTGCCAATAAAGAGAATAAACACGGTGAAGCAACCGAGGAATGAAATGCCCAGATACTGGGTACCTAGCCGGGCGACTTCGCCGGTCGCCCCCTGCCAGCGGCACAGATCCCCCGCCCAATACCAGCCGACCACGCCGGCAATAACCCCGCAAATCAGCGCGGCCAGCAGGGATTGCCCCCCCACCTCCGCCGCTTCCTCCGGGTTCCCCGCGCCCACACTCCGCGAAACAATTGCCATCGTCCCGGTGGACAAGCCCATGACCACGGGAAACAGCATCATCAGCAGGGTGCCGCTCATCGCCAACGCCGCGACGGATTCAGAGCCTAACCGTCCCACCCAGAACAGGCCGATAACGCTCTGAAGATTCTGCAGGGTCGTGCTGACGAACATCGGCCAGGCCAGCCCCATCAGGCCTTTCCACACCGAACCGGTCGTCAGGGAAGGGGCCGGGGATGAGGACTCACTCATGGCCGGGCGATCCCGTCGGGCCAATCCCGCCGCCTTGCCGCGCCTTCCAGAGCGTCTGCCGGGCAATGCCCATAAGAATATTCACATCATCAGTGGTCAGCGGGGAACGCGAAAAGATCCGGCGCACCCCCAGCATCATGTGATCCGCCTTCTGATCATTCATGAACCCCACCTCCATCAACATGTCGCGCCACATCCGGAACATGTGCTCGCGGGTCGTGGTGGAACATTCGGGCGATTTTTCAGCAGGGGGCTCAAAGGTGCCGGAGGCCACGTACAGTTCGTAACAGCAGATCAAAACCGCTTGAGAGAGATTCAGCGAGGGATATTCGGGCGAGGTGGGAATCTGGATGAGGTTGGTGCAGATGGCCAGCTCCTCGTTGGTCAGGCCCCAGTTCTCGCGACCGAACACCAACGCCACCTTATTGACCGTCGCCGAGGCCAGAATATCAGGAGCCCATTCCCGCGGGGTTCTGACATGCTGCCGGTAAAGCCCGGGACGGACGGTGGTCCCCATCACCAGCCCGCAGTCGCCCACCGCCTCCTCCAGCGTGGCCACCACGTTCCGCTTCTCCAGAATGTCACCCGCCGCCACCGCCATCATCCTGGCTTCAGTGTAGTCAAGGGTTTCGGCCGGCGCGACCAATGTCAGTTCCGACAGCCCCGTATTTGCCATGGCCCGGCACACCGAGCCCACATTCCCACCATACAAGGGGCCCACTAACACAATTTTGATGTTGGCCATAGGGAGTAGCTCAAGTAGTCAGGATTCAGGATTCAGAATCCTGAATCCTGGATTACTGCACCGTCTTCTTGGTCAGCTTGATCAGCGACTTCCACAGTTTCTCGGGAGTTTCCTCGGCGCTCAGGACCTTGCGGGCATCGGCATCCGTGAAGGTTTCCGCCAAGCCGGCCAGCAACTTCAGGTAAAACGCGCTGGCCGCGGTGGGAATGACCATGAAAAAGATGATCTTGGTCAGCGTCTTGTCATTTTCGTCAAACTTGATGCCCTTGGGACTGATCCCGAGGCCCAAGGTAAGACCGCCGCCTTCAACACCACGGACATGGGGAAAAGCGAGCGAATGCTCCAGGGCCGTACTGACAATGGTTTCCCGTTTGAGCGCCGATTCGACAAGTTTGTCTGCCGCATCCACTACACCGACTTCCTGCATCTTCTGGGCGAGTTCACGGATCGCCTCATCACGCGTCGTAGCCGCCATGCGGGGAATCATGAGCGCAGGCGAAGAGAACCGGGCGATCCCCACCTTGCGGGGTTCGGTATGCTTGGCCGCCTTGCCGACATTCCGCGGCAACCCCTCCTGGAAATACAGGAGACGTGTACAGATGGGGCACACCTGTAACTGATCCGACACCTTGACCTGCTGCACATGACTGGTGGGCAACCGCATGCCGCACGCGTTGCAGGCCCCATTGGTCATGGGCGCAATGATGATCGAGTCGCGCTTCTGCATGCGCAACACCAAGGCCTGGATTTCAGGCGACAGCTGCGAGGTGAGGTCATTGATGGCCGCCGTGAGTTCATCCAACCGGTGCCCGCCCCGGTGGGCCTTCTGTTCAGCGCGAATTAAAGAAAGTTCCTGTAACTGGATTAAATGATTAATTTTTGGATGCATATCAAACGAGAGTCCTTTTACATATCGATGCAACGCTTGCAAAACACGTGAGCATTATGAGCTGTATTAGCGCATGTGTCAATGAAATGAATGGATATGGCGGACTGGCT
This genomic interval from bacterium contains the following:
- a CDS encoding ketose-bisphosphate aldolase, which codes for MIVSTKQLFKHAYGKYAIGAYNINNLEQTMGLFNGCIDSKAPFIIQLSKGAREYTNKAMLEAMIRAADEIFPSAIFAVHLDHGDEATCMDCIKSGFYSSVMIDASAESFEKNIEITKRVVDAAHAKGISVEAELGKLGGVEEHVSVAEADAKLTNPAQAEEFVQKSGCDSLACAIGTSHGAFKFSGSQGLHFDVLSEIQKRLQGFPLVMHGSSSVPQDEVARINAAGGQISGAKGVNADEFKRAAQLGVTKINIDTDGRLVWCRVHREAFKNDPKNFDLRPPGKVFMKEYAKFIAAKNEKLGSAGQLDEVRKLVK
- a CDS encoding MATE family efflux transporter; its protein translation is MSESSSPAPSLTTGSVWKGLMGLAWPMFVSTTLQNLQSVIGLFWVGRLGSESVAALAMSGTLLMMLFPVVMGLSTGTMAIVSRSVGAGNPEEAAEVGGQSLLAALICGVIAGVVGWYWAGDLCRWQGATGEVARLGTQYLGISFLGCFTVFILFIGNSILQASGNTVIPMYAMVLATVLNLVLDPIFIFGLLGMPRLGVEGAALAMVLAQSVAMVIVLHALARGKSGVKVGRAVWRLRFEPIWRIMKVGIPSSGQMLSRSLMSVALMWIVAKYGTVAVAAYGIGVRFHMMALMPAFVLGNAAGAIVGQNLGAGRPDRAQRVAWMATGLDAVIMLVLAIGLTVFAAPLIRLFDAAPQVVQEGASYLRIASFFHIFAALSIVLGRALQGAGDTVAPMVATIVGLWGVQIPLALFLARHMASPTDGIWWSVGLAIMVNGLMVTAWFMTGRWKHKQV
- a CDS encoding RNA methyltransferase, encoding MANIKIVLVGPLYGGNVGSVCRAMANTGLSELTLVAPAETLDYTEARMMAVAAGDILEKRNVVATLEEAVGDCGLVMGTTVRPGLYRQHVRTPREWAPDILASATVNKVALVFGRENWGLTNEELAICTNLIQIPTSPEYPSLNLSQAVLICCYELYVASGTFEPPAEKSPECSTTTREHMFRMWRDMLMEVGFMNDQKADHMMLGVRRIFSRSPLTTDDVNILMGIARQTLWKARQGGGIGPTGSPGHE
- a CDS encoding PTS sugar transporter subunit IIA, encoding MHPKINHLIQLQELSLIRAEQKAHRGGHRLDELTAAINDLTSQLSPEIQALVLRMQKRDSIIIAPMTNGACNACGMRLPTSHVQQVKVSDQLQVCPICTRLLYFQEGLPRNVGKAAKHTEPRKVGIARFSSPALMIPRMAATTRDEAIRELAQKMQEVGVVDAADKLVESALKRETIVSTALEHSLAFPHVRGVEGGGLTLGLGISPKGIKFDENDKTLTKIIFFMVIPTAASAFYLKLLAGLAETFTDADARKVLSAEETPEKLWKSLIKLTKKTVQ